The DNA window CTGCGCCAGCCCAACCGTGTCCGGTTCATTGGCCTCGACAACTATGCCACGGTGCTTTCCAGCGACCAGTTCTGGAGCGCGGCGGGAAACACGGCGATCTTCTGCATCGCCTCGATCAGCCTGACGGTGACGCTCGGCACCCTGCTGGCGCTGCTCCTCAATGAACCGTTCCCCGGGCGCGGCATCCTGCGCGCGGTGATGCTCCTGCCTTGGGCGATCCCGCCGGTCGTCAACGGTCTGATCTGGCAATGGCTCCTCGACGGCCAGCACGGCCTCATCAACGCGCTGCTTGTCGGCGGCGGCCTGCTCGCCGAGCCGCAGGCCTGGCTCAGCAAGACCTCGACCGCCATGCCGGCGCTGATCCTGGCGCAGGTCTGGAACCATGTTCCGTTCGTGGCGGTCGTCATGCTGGCGGCCTTGCAAACGGTGCCGGGCGAACTCTACGACGCCGCCCGGCTCGAGGGCGCGAACCTGCTGCAGCGTTTCCGATATGTCACATTGCCCTGGTTGTCCCATGCACTGCTGCTCGTCCTGGTCACGCAAACCATGGTGGCGCTCAGGACCTTCGACATCATCTACGTGCTGACCGGCGGCGGGCCCGGCAGCGCCACGACGGTGATTGCCTGGCTGACCTACGTCACCACCTTCAACCTCACCGATTTCGGGCGCGGCAACGCCTACGCCTACATCATCGCGCTGATCACGATGAGCCTGTCGCTCCTCTATATCCGCCTGTTGTGGAAGCGCGGGGAGATCGGCCGATGATTGGTCTCCTCGGCGCCGAGCGCATCCGGACCGGCCTGTTGATGCTGGCGGGACTCTTCTTCTTCATATTCCTGTTCGGTCCGGTCTACTGGATGGTGGTGACCAGCCTGATGACCGAGACCGAGATGCTCGCCGCGCCGCCGCATTTCGTCCCGCGGGAGCCGACCCTGAGGAACTACCTGACCTTCCTCGGCCAGGGCGACCCGGACTATCTCAAGATCGCCTACAACCGCGCTCCCGCGGTCTTCGACATCGCACCGGCACTGAAGAACAGCCTCGTCATCGCAATCACGGTGGCGCTCCTCAACATCATCATCGCGACGCCTGCGGCCTATGCCTTCGCGCGCCTGAACGTTCGCGCGAGCCTCCTGGTGCTGATGGGCTACCTGGCCATCCGGATGATTCCGCCGATCATGATCGTGGTGCCCCTCTTCCTGATCATGCGAAATCTGGACCTGATCGACACGCTGCTGTCCCTCGTTATGGTCTATTGCTTCTTCACGGTGCCCTTCTCGATCTGGATCCTGCAATCCTACTTCAAGGCCATGCCTGCCGAACTGGAGGACTCGGCGCTGATCGACGGGTGCTCGCGCTGGCAATCGGTCCGCTATGTGCTCCTGCCGCTTGCGAGGCCCGGCCTGACCTGCGTCGCCATCCTGTCCTTCATGAGCTGCTGGAGCGAGTTCCTGTTCGCCGTCGTCTTCTCCAAGACGCCGGCGAGCAAGACGCTGACCGTGGTGGCGGCCAGCTTCGCCGACACCGCGGCGATCCAGTTCGACTACGTCATGACGGCCGGCGTGCTGACCGCCCTGCCACCGTTCTTCCTGGCCCTGTTCTTCCAGCGCTACATCGTCGGCGGCCTGGCCGCCGGTGCGGTGAAGGGGTAGGCCATGATCCGCCTGCCCGAGATCGGCGTCGGCTGCGCGGCGCTCTCGATCGTCTCGCCGGAGACCGGTGACGAGGCCGCCGTCGAATTGCTCGTCCGCGCCTATGACCATGGGATCCGCTACTTCGACGTCGCGCCGCTCTACGGCGGCGGGCGCGGCGAGGTTCTGCTGGGCCGGGCGCTCGGGCGAATGGGCGGCCCGGTCGCGGTCTCCACCAAGGTCGGCTATGCCGGCGCGATCCCCTACGGCGGCCGCCAGGCGCCGGAAGATCGGCGCAAGGACTTCTCGCCGGATGCGATCGAGCGGGGCGTCATCGAGAGCCTGCGACGGCTCGGTCGCGATGTCCTCGACATTCTCTATCTGCACGATCCGCCCGCCGATCTCCACGACATCGAAGGCGGAGCCCTGCCCAGGATCGAGCGATTGCGCGAGCAAGGCCTGATCCGGGCCATCGGCGTCGGCACGTCGAACGCCGCAACCGCCCAGGCCGTGCTCGAGCGGCTGCCGCTCGAGGTCCTCCTGCTCGCCGGGCGCTTCACACTCATTGACCGGACCGGCGCCGGTGTGGTGGCGCGATGCCATGCCATGGGGGTTTCGCTGGTCGTCGGCGGCGTCTTCAATTCCGGCCTGCTCGCCGCAGCGCGGCCGGCGGCCGGCGGCAGCTTCGACTACGGACCGGCGCCCGAACCCATGATCGCCAGGGCGGTGGCTGCGGAGCGGATCTGCAAAGCCGCCGGAATCCCGCTCAAGGCGGCCGCCTTGCAATTCGCCCGCCGCCAACCGGGCGTGGCCACGACATTGCTCGGACCGCGCACCCGCGGCGAACTGGACGACCTGATGGCGCTCCTGGCGCTGCCGGTTCCGCGATCGCTTTGGAGCGAACTCGACCGGATCGGGGCGGGAGGCGACCCGCCGTGTTGATCGACACCCATGTCCATGTCTGGCAGCCGGGTGACGGACATCGTGTCCTGATCCGCGAACGCATGTCCTCCCTCGACGCCGACTTCGGTTTCGAGCGTTTGGAGCCCGAGTTGCGGCCGGCCGGTGTCGGCACGGTGATCCTGGTCTCGGCGGCGCAATCCTATCAGGAAACGCGGCGGCTGATCGGCGTCGCCGAGCGCTGGCCCGACCATGTTGCCGGGGTCATCGGTTTTCTCGACATGGAGGCGGAGGATTTCGGGCAGCAGCTCGCCGCGGCATGCCGCGACCGCGTGCTCGCCGGGCTCAGGCTGCCGCTCGTGGTGTTCGACGATCCGGATTGGATCCGCCGCCCGCGGGTCGGCGCGGGCCTCGAGGCGCTCGCGGCCCGGGGGCTCGTCGCGCAGGTGCTGGCGGCACCCGTCCATCTCGCCGCCTGTGCGGACGTGCTCGGTCGGTACCCCGACCTGAAGATCGTCATCGACCATGCCGGGAACCCGGGCCCCCTGCACCGCGAGGATCCCGTCTGGCGGGAGGGGCTCGCTGCGCTCGGCCGGCTGCCCGGGGCGTTCTGCAAGGTCGGCGATTTCTCGCCTCCCGCCGGTCCCCGCGCCGACGAGCACCGACGTGCGGCCGTGCTGCGAGAGGTCGCGGCCTGTTTTGGTGAAAGCCGGCTGATCTTCGGATCGAACTGGCCGGTCTGCCGTTTGCAGTATCGATATTCCGAGGTTGTCGCGGAGTTGAGCGCGACGGCCGAACACATCGGGCTCGACCCGGCGCGACTGCAGCG is part of the Prosthecomicrobium sp. N25 genome and encodes:
- a CDS encoding aldo/keto reductase, producing the protein MIRLPEIGVGCAALSIVSPETGDEAAVELLVRAYDHGIRYFDVAPLYGGGRGEVLLGRALGRMGGPVAVSTKVGYAGAIPYGGRQAPEDRRKDFSPDAIERGVIESLRRLGRDVLDILYLHDPPADLHDIEGGALPRIERLREQGLIRAIGVGTSNAATAQAVLERLPLEVLLLAGRFTLIDRTGAGVVARCHAMGVSLVVGGVFNSGLLAAARPAAGGSFDYGPAPEPMIARAVAAERICKAAGIPLKAAALQFARRQPGVATTLLGPRTRGELDDLMALLALPVPRSLWSELDRIGAGGDPPC
- a CDS encoding carbohydrate ABC transporter permease — translated: MTRRRAWSAPNEPQPFLFFVLNSPAILLLAALVLYPIVYSFWLSLHAYNLRQPNRVRFIGLDNYATVLSSDQFWSAAGNTAIFCIASISLTVTLGTLLALLLNEPFPGRGILRAVMLLPWAIPPVVNGLIWQWLLDGQHGLINALLVGGGLLAEPQAWLSKTSTAMPALILAQVWNHVPFVAVVMLAALQTVPGELYDAARLEGANLLQRFRYVTLPWLSHALLLVLVTQTMVALRTFDIIYVLTGGGPGSATTVIAWLTYVTTFNLTDFGRGNAYAYIIALITMSLSLLYIRLLWKRGEIGR
- a CDS encoding carbohydrate ABC transporter permease is translated as MIGLLGAERIRTGLLMLAGLFFFIFLFGPVYWMVVTSLMTETEMLAAPPHFVPREPTLRNYLTFLGQGDPDYLKIAYNRAPAVFDIAPALKNSLVIAITVALLNIIIATPAAYAFARLNVRASLLVLMGYLAIRMIPPIMIVVPLFLIMRNLDLIDTLLSLVMVYCFFTVPFSIWILQSYFKAMPAELEDSALIDGCSRWQSVRYVLLPLARPGLTCVAILSFMSCWSEFLFAVVFSKTPASKTLTVVAASFADTAAIQFDYVMTAGVLTALPPFFLALFFQRYIVGGLAAGAVKG
- a CDS encoding amidohydrolase family protein, with protein sequence MLIDTHVHVWQPGDGHRVLIRERMSSLDADFGFERLEPELRPAGVGTVILVSAAQSYQETRRLIGVAERWPDHVAGVIGFLDMEAEDFGQQLAAACRDRVLAGLRLPLVVFDDPDWIRRPRVGAGLEALAARGLVAQVLAAPVHLAACADVLGRYPDLKIVIDHAGNPGPLHREDPVWREGLAALGRLPGAFCKVGDFSPPAGPRADEHRRAAVLREVAACFGESRLIFGSNWPVCRLQYRYSEVVAELSATAEHIGLDPARLQRAMTANAKHLYANSHPPGR